A window of the Planococcus citri chromosome 4, ihPlaCitr1.1, whole genome shotgun sequence genome harbors these coding sequences:
- the LOC135843576 gene encoding ankyrin repeat domain-containing protein 26-like has protein sequence MYPNIGICQDLTSRINNLEQELLKREHFMCATEARRFYEAVLSFHEGLVEVENKQKTARNDIMFDTVTKSFIRNIHLKVTAMKIKLAKIISSFESKSPAGAQVGDQSYPAKQSETEKNADVQIRKQRFLIERIESLEILDDICAIKAEVLYNHLSQLYDSFISNQIQIEAGTDDDTTLDNQQKITTEIQRKVIDFQTKLKKLMQPIASTSSTESNISIDRSIQPITIDSRADLDSLFQKQESLIKRISSLKPENLSREKAEVMYNKHLDSLYESFNANQTEIESRVSGPMLDSQLKISEQVQNNVIELEAKFKKIIAPIKLSSSSTQSEALQSEQIKLSELESSLRSIELKLSNLTDLLESRSSRDETESNINDVYTHLEDNSEISKDIQNKIISLQTTLNESIVVNKNHEKNALNKLDKILEFNGRFEQDYKTKTLPSLEKSKSDLQAIELKLSELITSCENLPELLSDGRDTRKNISKISSSLNDHLNVSQDIQAQLRNFMDANKNRTASLDDNQTKVNQSTAQQQPLQPLRIENLTTKVNQNSARQKYLQPLRIESLLLSKERPFKFIRPKPLFH, from the exons ATGTACCCTAACATCGGGATATGTCAAGATTTAACCTCTCGAATCAACAATTTGGAACAAGAATTATTAAAACGAGAGCATTTCATGTGCGCGACTGAAGCAAGAAGATTTTACGAAGCTGTATTATCCTTTCACGAGGGATTGGTAGAAGtcgaaaacaaacaaaaaacagcCCGCAATGATATTATGTTCGATACGGTTACGAAATCGTTCATTCGCAATATCCATTTGAAAGTAACAgctatgaaaataaaattggcgAAAATCATATCATCGTTCGAGTCGAAATCACCAGCAGGAGCCCAGGTAGGCGATCAATCCTATCCAGCAAAACAGTCCGAAACCGAGAAAAATGCAGACGTACAAATCCGAAAACAACGTTTTCTAatcgaacgaatcgaatcgCTGGAAATACTCGATGATATTTGTGCAATAAAAGCAGAAGTACTGTACAACCACCTTTCTCAACTTTACGACTCGTTTATCTCAAATCAAATCCAGATCGAAGCAGGCACCGACGACGATACCACTCTCGataatcaacaaaaaatcaccACCGAGATCCAACGAAaagtaatcgattttcaaacgaAGCTGAAAAAACTCATGCAGCCGATCGCATCAACTTCATCGACAGAATCCAACATCAGTATCGATCGTTCAATTCAGCCAATAACGATTGACTCCAGAGCCGATTTAGACTCGTTATTCCAAAAGCAAGAATCATTAATCAAACGAATATCTTCGCTGAAACCTGAAAATCTTAGTCGAGAAAAAGCTGAAGTGATGTACAACAAGCATCTCGATTCACTTTACGAGTCTTTCAATGCGAATCAAACCGAAATCGAATCGCGAGTCAGCGGCCCAATGCTTGATAgccagttgaaaatttctgagcAGGTTCAAAACAATGTGATCGAACTTGAagcaaagtttaaaaaaattatcgcacCGATTAAGCTTTCATCTTCGTCGACACAATCCGAG GCATTACAATCTGAGCAAATCAAGTTATCGGAATTGGAAAGTAGCCTTCGATCGATAGAACTCAAATTGTCTAATCTTACGGACTTGTTGGAATCGCGATCAAGCAGAGATGAAACTGAGAGTAATATCAACGACGTCTACACCCATCTTGAAGATAACTCGGAAATATCTAAGGATATCCAAAATAAGATAATTTCTCTTCAAACTACATTGAATGAATCCATCGTCGTtaacaaaaatcatgaaaaaaacgCTCTGAATAAGctggataaaattttggaatttaacgGACGTTTCGAACAAGATTACAAAACTAAG ACGTTACCATCTTTAGAGAAATCGAAAAGTGATCTCCAAGCGATAGAACTCAAACTATCTGAACTCATCACTTCGTGTGAAAATTTACCGGAATTGCTTTCGGATGGACGCGACACCAGGAAAAATATCAGCAAGATTTCCAGCTCTCTCAATGATCATTTAAACGTATCTCAGGATATTCAGGCACAGTTGCGTAATTTCATGGACGCTAATAAAAACCGTACTGCCAGTCTAGATGATAACCAGACGAAAGTAAACCAAAGCACTGCACAACAGCAGCCTTTACAACCGTTGCGGATCGAGAATCTGACGACGAAAGTTAACCAAAACAGTGCACGACAAAAGTACTTACAGCCGTTGCGGATCGAGAGTCTACTGTTATCGAAAGAGCGCCCGTTCAAGTTCATTCGACCCAAACCTCTATTCCACTAG